Proteins from a genomic interval of Salmo salar chromosome ssa14, Ssal_v3.1, whole genome shotgun sequence:
- the LOC123726597 gene encoding extensin-like: MTSGHPRPTLPCSKGTHDRPYPAQRAPTTDPTLLKGHPRPTLPCSKAPTTDPTLLKGTHDRPYPAQRHLHPTLLKGTYTLPCSKAPTPYPAQRHLHPTLLKGTYTLPCSKAPTPTLLKGTYTLPCSKAPTTLPLLKGTYHPTLLKGTYHPTLLKGTYHPTLLKGTYHPTLLKGTYHPTLLKGTYHPTLLKGTYHPTLLKGTYYPTLLKGTYYPTLLKGTYYTTLLKGTYHPTLLKGTYHPTLLKGTYHPTLLKGTYYPTLLKEFLNPEVQHRETSGNASETNQ; the protein is encoded by the exons ATGACCTCAG GGCACCCACGACCGACCCTACCCTGCTCAAAGGGCACCCACGACCGACCCTACCCTGCTCAAAGGGCACCCACGACCGACCCTACCCTGCTCAAAGGGCACCCACGACCGACCCTACCCTGCTCAAAGGCACCCACGACCGACCCTACCCTGCTCAAAGGCACCCACGACCGACCCTACCCTGCTCAAAGGCACCTACACCCTACCCTGCTCAAAGGCACCTACACCCTACCCTGCTCAAAGGCACCTACACCCTACCCTGCTCAAAGGCACCTACACCCTACCCTGCTCAAAGGCACCTACACCCTACCCTGCTCAAAGGCACCTACCCCTACCCTGCTCAAAGGCACCTACACCCTACCCTGCTCAAAGGCACCTACCACCCTACCCCTGCTCAAAGGCACCTACCACCCTACCCTGCTCAAAGGCACCTACCACCCTACCCTGCTCAAAGGCACCTACCACCCTACCCTGCTCAAAGGCACCTACCACCCTACCCTGCTCAAAGGCACCTACCACCCTACCCTGCTCAAAGGCACCTACCACCCTACCCTGCTCAAAGGCACCTACCACCCTACCCTGCTCAAAGGCACCTACTACCCTACCCTGCTCAAAGGCACCTACTACCCTACCCTGCTCAAAGGCACCTACTACACTACCCTGCTCAAAGGCACCTACCACCCTACCCTGCTAAAAGGCACCTACCACCCTACCCTGCTAAAAGGCACCTACCACCCTACCCTGCTCAAAGGCACCTACTACCCTACCCtgctcaaag AGTTTCTCAACCCAGAGGTgcaacatcgcgagacttccgGGAATGCTAGCGAAACAAACCAATAA